One Nocardia farcinica genomic region harbors:
- a CDS encoding arginine repressor: protein MSVSTPERGGAEQGKGPAIARTRAGRQSRIVELLSAHAVRSQSELAALLAAEGIETTQATLSRDLDELGAVKLRAADGGAGVYVVPEDGSPVRGVTGGTDRLSKLLGDLLVSTDASGNIAVLRTPPGAAGYLASALDRAALPYVVGTIAGDDTIAVIAREPLTGAELAAKIEELA, encoded by the coding sequence ATGAGCGTCTCCACACCCGAACGCGGCGGCGCCGAGCAGGGCAAAGGCCCCGCCATCGCCCGCACCCGCGCCGGACGGCAGTCCCGCATCGTCGAACTGCTCTCCGCCCACGCCGTGCGCAGCCAGTCCGAGCTGGCCGCCCTGCTCGCCGCCGAGGGCATCGAAACCACCCAGGCCACCCTTTCCCGTGACCTGGACGAACTCGGTGCCGTGAAACTGCGCGCCGCCGACGGCGGCGCGGGTGTGTATGTGGTGCCCGAAGACGGCAGCCCGGTGCGCGGCGTCACCGGCGGCACCGACCGACTGTCGAAACTCCTCGGCGACCTTCTGGTCTCCACGGACGCGAGCGGGAACATCGCCGTCCTGCGCACCCCACCGGGCGCCGCCGGATATCTCGCCTCGGCCCTGGACCGCGCGGCGCTGCCGTACGTGGTGGGAACCATCGCCGGCGACGACACGATCGCGGTGATCGCCCGCGAACCCCTCACCGGAGCCGAACTGGCGGCGAAAATCGAAGAACTGGCCTGA
- a CDS encoding TIGR03086 family metal-binding protein: protein MASDLVELDRRAVLTTMATAELVTPDDLTRPTPCAGWTVGDLLAHMAAQHRGFAASARGDGADLAHWHVRPPGPHTPAEYAESADDVLTAFAVPDVLERTFALPEFGPEVTVRGEQAVGFHLVDYVVHGWDLARALGVDYTLDPDAADPVLRIAEMVPDGPDRDAPNSPFARALPVDDGSAPLDRILRLLGRSPTWPDQPDR from the coding sequence ATGGCTTCCGATCTCGTAGAACTCGACCGGCGCGCGGTGCTGACCACGATGGCCACCGCCGAACTGGTAACCCCCGACGACCTGACCCGGCCCACCCCGTGCGCCGGCTGGACGGTCGGTGACCTGCTGGCCCACATGGCCGCTCAACACCGCGGTTTCGCCGCCTCGGCGCGCGGCGACGGCGCCGACCTCGCCCACTGGCACGTGCGGCCACCCGGCCCGCACACCCCCGCCGAATACGCCGAATCCGCCGACGACGTCCTGACCGCCTTCGCGGTCCCCGACGTGCTGGAGCGCACCTTCGCGCTCCCGGAATTCGGTCCCGAGGTGACCGTCCGGGGTGAACAGGCGGTCGGCTTCCACCTCGTCGACTACGTGGTGCACGGCTGGGACCTGGCCCGCGCACTCGGCGTGGACTACACCCTCGACCCCGATGCCGCCGACCCGGTGCTGCGCATCGCGGAGATGGTCCCCGACGGGCCGGACCGGGACGCGCCGAACAGCCCCTTCGCCCGGGCCCTGCCGGTCGACGACGGGAGCGCACCGCTGGACCGCATCCTCCGGCTGCTCGGTCGCTCCCCGACCTGGCCGGACCAGCCCGATCGTTGA
- a CDS encoding aminoglycoside phosphotransferase family protein: MTVDSGLPGRAALEDVCGAQGLSTQNARLLHRRSNAVWLVEDVVVRLAPNTPLRRTRAATSIGVTRWLETAATEPIALAPLPVDQPILTGDAVATLWPYRPTDYRPRTADLARLVRRLHAQPAPPVPLPEYRPLHRLREALDIDAERAVPALDPDDRAWLRCRAADLVARFDATRFPLGRGLVHADAHTENVVRDGADWKLIDWDNACSGPRELDLAATLPDHFHTPAADRTEFVTAYGYDPLEWPDWTVLRDIVELGSLGSYIRLAPTHPPAAHELRRRLASLRTGDRGVVWTPVG, encoded by the coding sequence ATGACCGTCGACAGCGGGCTTCCCGGGCGCGCGGCGCTGGAGGACGTCTGCGGCGCACAGGGATTGTCGACACAGAACGCCCGGCTGCTGCACCGGCGATCCAACGCGGTCTGGCTCGTCGAGGACGTGGTCGTGCGACTCGCGCCGAACACACCGCTGCGCAGGACACGCGCGGCCACGAGCATCGGCGTCACCCGCTGGCTCGAGACCGCGGCAACCGAACCGATCGCGCTGGCTCCACTGCCGGTCGACCAGCCGATCCTGACCGGGGACGCCGTCGCCACACTCTGGCCGTATCGGCCCACCGACTATCGCCCGAGGACAGCTGATCTCGCGCGGCTGGTTCGCCGGCTCCACGCGCAACCGGCGCCGCCCGTCCCGCTCCCGGAATACCGTCCGCTACACCGGTTGCGCGAGGCGCTGGACATCGATGCCGAACGGGCGGTACCGGCATTGGATCCCGACGACCGCGCGTGGCTGCGGTGTCGTGCGGCCGATCTCGTCGCTCGATTCGACGCGACGCGATTCCCGCTCGGCCGAGGTCTGGTCCATGCCGACGCCCACACCGAGAACGTCGTCCGCGACGGAGCCGACTGGAAACTCATCGACTGGGACAACGCCTGTTCCGGACCGCGCGAACTCGACCTGGCCGCCACGCTGCCCGACCATTTCCACACACCGGCCGCGGACCGCACGGAGTTCGTCACCGCCTACGGCTACGACCCGCTCGAGTGGCCGGACTGGACGGTGCTGCGCGACATCGTGGAGTTGGGGTCACTCGGCTCCTACATCCGGCTCGCCCCGACCCACCCACCGGCCGCTCACGAACTACGCCGCCGCCTCGCGTCCCTGCGCACGGGCGACCGCGGCGTGGTGTGGACGCCGGTGGGCTGA
- a CDS encoding XRE family transcriptional regulator — protein MPTPSKPVPSAFEEVDWVDRRDFATLATAAALGSRLHPELERLAALLPDARTAATRTRVGAADVAAIEAMNDGFRRWDLAHGGGLCRAAALSQVRQVATLDAVCAPNIRGRLHVATADLASIAGWLAYDVEDHDAARRLWTYAVHTAQRAEDHPRSTDLMVIILLDMAHQALHLRRPGDALTFARLAAATATGRRHPVSPTTAGYIRAVTSWCWAMLGEAEPTRRALGESGEKYAATTPDSVPPWAWFVTDAEIAGQRGHSLHLLSLSDPRFAEAAVAELSTAVAGHPIEHERSRAVVLPTLAVAQFRAGDTASAVKTGHEAISAGTALASRRCFSRLRDLDAVAARQQPTAEVRELRSALAAALTA, from the coding sequence ATGCCGACACCATCGAAGCCGGTACCCTCGGCCTTCGAGGAGGTGGACTGGGTGGACCGCAGGGACTTCGCCACTCTCGCCACGGCCGCGGCCCTCGGCTCGCGCCTGCACCCGGAACTCGAGCGACTCGCCGCCCTGCTGCCCGACGCCCGCACCGCCGCGACGAGAACCCGCGTGGGCGCGGCCGATGTCGCGGCGATCGAAGCGATGAACGACGGATTCCGGCGGTGGGACCTCGCCCATGGCGGCGGTCTGTGCCGGGCTGCGGCCCTCAGTCAAGTGCGCCAAGTCGCCACGCTCGATGCGGTGTGCGCACCGAACATACGAGGGCGGCTGCATGTCGCGACCGCCGACTTGGCGAGCATTGCCGGATGGCTCGCCTACGACGTCGAGGATCACGATGCCGCTCGTCGTCTGTGGACCTACGCCGTGCACACGGCACAACGGGCCGAGGACCACCCCCGCTCCACCGACCTCATGGTCATCATCCTGCTCGACATGGCCCACCAGGCGCTGCATCTGCGGCGGCCCGGGGACGCCCTGACGTTCGCACGGCTCGCCGCGGCCACCGCCACCGGCCGACGGCACCCGGTCTCGCCCACTACCGCCGGTTACATCCGGGCGGTCACCTCTTGGTGCTGGGCGATGCTCGGCGAAGCCGAACCGACGCGGCGAGCACTCGGCGAATCCGGCGAGAAGTATGCGGCGACGACACCGGACTCGGTTCCGCCGTGGGCCTGGTTCGTCACCGACGCCGAAATAGCGGGGCAGCGCGGACATTCGCTGCACCTGCTGTCGCTGTCCGACCCGCGGTTCGCCGAAGCCGCCGTGGCCGAGCTCTCGACCGCCGTCGCCGGTCATCCGATCGAGCACGAGCGCAGCCGGGCGGTCGTGCTGCCGACCCTGGCCGTGGCGCAGTTCCGAGCCGGTGACACCGCGTCGGCGGTGAAGACCGGGCACGAGGCGATCTCCGCCGGCACCGCGCTCGCCTCACGACGCTGCTTCAGCCGCCTGCGCGACCTGGACGCCGTCGCCGCGCGGCAGCAACCCACCGCCGAGGTGCGCGAGCTCCGATCAGCACTCGCCGCCGCACTGACGGCGTGA
- a CDS encoding helix-turn-helix domain-containing protein, with amino-acid sequence MLNEAEAGAELRNLRKSRGLTLAAVARQAGCAESLISYVESGRRRLQPWLAGRLDAIYRTGGAISALTADAGSAVDVSAERVSQGELLFVRLPSEGGISMPLSRRELLASLGAGITTGHLLTEFEKALDRIPIDDCSMQQFEDALDGFQSAARSLPPARVIDGLTSHVAVLEMLCRRTAGRQQLVWRRMQARYAESLSWLSEERGDLAAAIYWIDRASQWGQASGWRDVAAYSFVRRSMLAISFTNDGHRAVDNAGAAFGIDGVSPRVKGLAEKQMAFGYALVGDENASLRALDRAMTYLAMPLRDSDDLLGQRSVVHDDLFAIFRGAGSTHRVGRQ; translated from the coding sequence ATGCTGAACGAGGCCGAAGCTGGAGCGGAACTGCGCAACCTCAGGAAGTCCCGCGGACTGACGTTGGCAGCGGTCGCGCGACAGGCCGGGTGTGCAGAATCCCTGATCTCCTATGTGGAATCGGGTCGCAGGCGGCTGCAACCATGGCTTGCTGGACGCCTTGACGCCATCTATCGCACAGGTGGTGCCATCTCGGCGCTCACCGCCGACGCCGGGTCCGCTGTGGATGTCAGCGCGGAGCGGGTATCTCAGGGTGAGCTGCTCTTCGTCCGACTGCCCTCCGAAGGAGGTATCTCGATGCCGTTGTCACGAAGGGAGTTGCTGGCTTCACTGGGGGCGGGCATCACGACTGGGCATCTGCTCACCGAGTTCGAAAAGGCGCTGGACCGCATCCCGATCGACGATTGTTCCATGCAGCAGTTCGAGGATGCGCTCGACGGATTTCAGTCTGCCGCGCGGAGCCTGCCGCCTGCCCGCGTCATCGACGGTTTGACAAGCCATGTAGCTGTTCTCGAGATGTTGTGCCGTCGGACAGCGGGGCGACAACAGCTGGTTTGGCGACGCATGCAGGCGCGCTATGCGGAATCGTTGAGTTGGCTCAGCGAAGAACGGGGTGACCTCGCCGCGGCGATCTACTGGATCGATCGAGCCAGTCAGTGGGGACAAGCATCGGGTTGGCGGGATGTCGCGGCATACAGCTTCGTCAGGCGCTCGATGCTTGCCATCAGTTTCACCAACGACGGCCATCGCGCGGTCGACAATGCCGGCGCGGCATTCGGAATCGACGGAGTGTCGCCGCGGGTGAAGGGACTCGCCGAGAAACAGATGGCCTTCGGTTACGCCCTCGTCGGCGACGAGAACGCCAGTCTTCGCGCCCTGGATCGAGCGATGACCTATCTGGCGATGCCCCTCAGAGATTCTGACGACCTCCTGGGACAACGCAGCGTCGTCCACGACGACCTGTTCGCCATCTTTCGCGGCGCGGGAAGCACTCACCGCGTTGGACGCCAGTGA
- a CDS encoding TetR/AcrR family transcriptional regulator: protein MARIPAAERRADLVAAAVRMIAAHGVDGATTRRIAQEANAPLATLHYCFATKEVLFAAVFEYVAGLYRDVLTRSDIHDDVEPTARALMRGVTEWYVENPDLGAAIVELISWARRQEDKQAEIVYTEAFATMREILGNAAARAGRRIGPDTIDALSYILSALSDGFALNWIVFADRAAARRQIELTVAALDTWMAANLDGGPDAQAPEPEPTRRSLVSWVSLD, encoded by the coding sequence ATGGCCCGCATTCCCGCCGCCGAACGCCGCGCCGACCTGGTGGCCGCGGCCGTGCGGATGATCGCCGCGCACGGGGTGGACGGCGCGACCACCCGCCGCATCGCGCAGGAGGCGAACGCGCCGCTGGCCACCCTGCACTACTGCTTCGCCACCAAGGAGGTGCTGTTCGCCGCCGTCTTCGAGTACGTCGCCGGTCTGTACCGGGACGTGTTGACGCGCAGCGACATCCACGACGACGTGGAGCCCACGGCACGTGCGCTGATGCGCGGGGTGACGGAGTGGTACGTCGAGAACCCGGACCTCGGTGCGGCGATCGTCGAGTTGATCAGCTGGGCCCGCCGCCAGGAGGACAAGCAGGCCGAGATCGTCTACACCGAGGCGTTCGCGACCATGCGGGAGATCCTCGGCAACGCCGCGGCGCGGGCGGGCCGCCGGATCGGGCCGGACACCATCGACGCACTCTCCTACATCCTGTCCGCCCTGTCCGACGGATTCGCGCTGAACTGGATCGTTTTCGCCGACCGCGCGGCGGCGCGCCGCCAGATCGAGCTCACCGTCGCCGCGCTCGACACCTGGATGGCCGCGAACCTGGACGGCGGGCCGGACGCCCAGGCACCCGAGCCCGAGCCGACCCGGCGGTCGCTGGTGTCCTGGGTGAGCCTCGACTGA
- a CDS encoding MarR family winged helix-turn-helix transcriptional regulator, producing MGTTDRPDLAAMLAPLIRTLIALERPVLEAHELSMWAYTVLSALSRGTARGQGALAQEIGADKTRIIAVLDDLQDRGLIERTPDPADRRARLLALTPEGRRRYAAVHAEIQAREDEQVLANLPAAERRGFLAALRVLSERSSTDGRAQN from the coding sequence ATGGGAACCACGGACCGCCCGGACCTGGCGGCGATGCTCGCACCGCTGATCCGCACGCTCATCGCGCTGGAGCGCCCTGTTCTCGAAGCACACGAACTGTCCATGTGGGCCTACACGGTCCTGTCCGCGTTGAGCCGCGGCACCGCGCGCGGCCAAGGCGCCCTCGCCCAGGAGATCGGCGCGGACAAGACCCGGATCATCGCGGTACTCGACGACCTCCAGGACCGCGGATTGATCGAACGCACCCCCGACCCGGCCGACCGCCGCGCCCGGCTGCTGGCGCTCACCCCCGAAGGCCGCCGCCGCTACGCCGCCGTCCACGCCGAGATCCAGGCCCGCGAGGACGAACAGGTGCTCGCTAACCTACCCGCGGCCGAGCGGCGCGGATTCCTCGCGGCGCTACGGGTATTGAGCGAGCGGTCGTCCACGGACGGGCGTGCGCAGAACTGA
- the argF gene encoding ornithine carbamoyltransferase, translating to MSGELRHFLRDDDVSPTEQAEILALAAELKRAPFSRRPLEGPRGVGVIFEKNSTRTRFSFEMGIAQLGGHAVVVDGRDTQLGREETLADTGRVLSRYVDAVVWRTFEQSRLDEMASAATVPVVNALSNEFHPCQVLADLLTLTERKGDLAGRKLAYFGDGANNMAHSLLLGGVTAGLNVTIAAPAGFEPLPWVLEAARKRAADTGATVTVTGDPQAAADGADALVTDTWTSMGQENDGLDRVGPFRPFRLDAALLAEAKPDVSVLHCLPAHRGDEITDEVLDGPHSAVWDEAENRLHAQKALLVWLLAKREGAAL from the coding sequence ATGTCCGGCGAACTGCGGCACTTCCTGCGTGACGACGACGTCTCGCCCACCGAACAGGCCGAGATCCTGGCCCTGGCCGCCGAACTCAAGCGGGCGCCGTTCTCCCGCCGCCCGCTCGAGGGCCCGCGCGGGGTCGGGGTGATCTTCGAGAAGAACTCCACCCGCACGCGGTTCTCCTTCGAGATGGGCATCGCCCAGCTCGGCGGCCACGCCGTCGTCGTCGACGGCCGCGACACCCAGCTCGGCCGCGAGGAGACCCTCGCCGACACCGGCCGCGTGCTCTCCCGCTACGTCGACGCCGTCGTGTGGCGCACCTTCGAACAGAGCCGCCTCGACGAGATGGCCTCGGCCGCCACCGTTCCCGTGGTGAACGCGCTGTCCAACGAGTTCCACCCCTGCCAGGTGCTCGCCGACCTGCTGACCCTGACCGAACGCAAGGGCGACCTCGCCGGCCGCAAACTCGCCTACTTCGGCGACGGCGCCAACAACATGGCGCACTCGCTGCTGCTCGGCGGCGTCACCGCGGGCCTGAACGTCACCATCGCCGCCCCCGCCGGCTTCGAACCCCTGCCCTGGGTCCTCGAAGCCGCCCGCAAACGCGCCGCCGACACCGGCGCCACCGTCACCGTCACCGGCGACCCGCAGGCCGCCGCCGACGGCGCCGACGCCCTGGTCACCGACACCTGGACCTCGATGGGCCAGGAGAACGACGGCCTCGACCGCGTCGGCCCGTTCCGCCCGTTCCGCCTCGACGCCGCCCTGCTCGCCGAGGCGAAGCCGGACGTGTCGGTCCTGCACTGCCTGCCCGCCCACCGCGGCGACGAGATCACCGACGAGGTGCTCGACGGCCCGCACAGCGCCGTGTGGGACGAGGCGGAGAACCGCCTGCACGCGCAGAAGGCGCTGCTGGTGTGGTTGCTGGCCAAGCGGGAAGGCGCGGCGCTATGA
- the argJ gene encoding bifunctional glutamate N-acetyltransferase/amino-acid acetyltransferase ArgJ: MTTTDSGTGKLVRTQGVTAPLGFRAAGIAAGIKASGKPDLALVFNEGPEYAAAGVFTRNKVKAAPVLWSQQVLTSRRLRAVILNSGGANACTGPEGFQDTHRTAEELARALSNWGTETGAGEIAVCSTGLIGDRLPMDKLIPAVTEIVHEMGGGLSGGTDAAHAIMTTDTVPKEAAFHHRDKWNVGGMAKGAGMLAPSLATMLVVLTTDAAVTAEQLDTALRKATRLTFDRLDVDGSCSTNDTVLLLANGASEVTPSQEELEAAVFAVCDDLAAQLMADAEGVTKRVRVTVTGAANEDEAVTAARAIARDSLVKTALFGSDPNWGRVLAAVGIAPITLDPDRISVSFNGNPVCVNGVGAPGARQVDLSGADIDVLVELNVGDGEAMIRTTDLSHGYVEENSAYSS; the protein is encoded by the coding sequence GTGACGACGACCGACAGCGGCACCGGCAAGCTGGTCCGCACCCAGGGCGTGACCGCCCCGCTGGGCTTCCGGGCGGCGGGCATCGCCGCGGGCATCAAGGCCAGCGGCAAACCGGATCTGGCCCTGGTGTTCAACGAAGGCCCCGAATACGCCGCGGCGGGCGTGTTCACCCGCAACAAGGTCAAGGCCGCGCCGGTGCTGTGGTCGCAGCAGGTGCTGACCTCGCGACGGCTGCGCGCGGTCATCCTCAACTCCGGCGGCGCCAACGCCTGCACCGGCCCCGAGGGCTTCCAGGACACCCACCGCACCGCCGAGGAACTGGCGCGCGCGCTGAGCAATTGGGGCACCGAGACCGGCGCGGGCGAGATCGCGGTCTGCTCCACCGGCCTGATCGGCGACCGGCTGCCGATGGACAAGCTCATCCCCGCCGTCACCGAGATCGTGCACGAGATGGGCGGTGGCCTCTCCGGGGGCACCGACGCCGCGCACGCCATCATGACCACCGACACGGTGCCCAAGGAAGCGGCGTTCCACCACCGCGACAAGTGGAACGTCGGCGGCATGGCCAAGGGCGCGGGCATGCTGGCCCCCTCGCTGGCGACCATGCTCGTCGTGCTCACCACCGACGCGGCCGTGACCGCCGAGCAGCTCGACACCGCGCTGCGCAAGGCGACCCGCCTCACCTTCGACCGGCTCGACGTGGACGGCTCCTGCTCCACCAACGACACCGTGCTGCTGCTGGCCAACGGCGCCAGCGAGGTCACCCCGTCGCAGGAGGAGCTGGAGGCGGCCGTGTTCGCGGTCTGCGACGACCTCGCCGCCCAGCTGATGGCCGACGCCGAGGGCGTGACCAAGCGGGTGCGGGTCACCGTCACCGGCGCGGCGAACGAGGACGAGGCCGTGACCGCGGCCCGCGCCATCGCCCGCGACAGCCTGGTCAAGACCGCGCTGTTCGGCTCCGACCCGAACTGGGGCCGGGTGCTGGCGGCGGTGGGCATCGCCCCGATCACCCTCGACCCCGACCGGATCTCGGTGTCCTTCAACGGCAATCCGGTGTGCGTGAACGGTGTCGGCGCGCCCGGCGCCCGCCAGGTCGACCTGTCCGGCGCCGACATCGACGTGCTCGTCGAACTCAACGTCGGTGACGGCGAGGCGATGATCCGCACCACCGACCTGTCCCACGGTTACGTCGAAGAGAACTCGGCCTACAGCTCATGA
- a CDS encoding acetylornithine transaminase produces MSTSDLQQRWSAALMNNYGTPKVALVRGAGAVVYDADGKRYLDFLGGIAVNSLGHGHPAILAAVTQQLGTLGHVSNLYVSEPVIELAERLLAHFGDGAGKAFFCNSGTEANEAAFKIARLTGRRKIVACEEGFHGRTMGALALTGQPSKRAPFEPMPPGVVHVPYGDAAALAAAVDADTAAVFLEPIMGESGVVVPPMDYLVKAREITARHGALLVLDEVQTGIGRTGKFYAHQAAGIVPDVITLAKGLGGGLPIGAVLAQGRAADLLTPGMHGTTFGGNPVCAAAALAVLRTIDQEDLLAHVESVGKRLSDGIALLEHPLIDHVRGAGLLLGIVLTDNVSGEVEARAREAGYLVNAPKPNIVRLAPPLVLTETQADNFVADLPAILDGAAADAKGAR; encoded by the coding sequence ATGAGCACATCGGATCTGCAGCAGCGGTGGTCGGCCGCGCTGATGAACAACTACGGCACCCCCAAGGTGGCGCTGGTGCGCGGCGCGGGCGCGGTCGTCTACGACGCCGACGGCAAGCGCTACCTCGACTTCCTCGGCGGCATCGCGGTCAACAGCCTCGGTCACGGCCACCCGGCCATCCTGGCGGCGGTCACCCAGCAGCTCGGCACGCTCGGCCACGTGTCGAATCTCTATGTCAGCGAACCGGTGATCGAGCTGGCCGAGCGGCTGCTCGCGCACTTCGGTGACGGCGCGGGCAAGGCGTTCTTCTGCAATTCCGGCACCGAGGCCAACGAGGCGGCCTTCAAGATCGCGCGGCTCACCGGCCGCCGCAAGATCGTCGCCTGCGAGGAAGGCTTCCACGGCCGCACCATGGGCGCGCTCGCGCTCACCGGCCAGCCGTCCAAGCGGGCCCCGTTCGAGCCGATGCCGCCCGGCGTCGTGCACGTCCCCTACGGTGACGCCGCCGCATTGGCCGCCGCCGTCGACGCCGACACCGCCGCGGTGTTCCTGGAGCCGATCATGGGGGAGAGCGGCGTGGTCGTGCCCCCGATGGACTACCTGGTCAAGGCGCGCGAGATCACCGCCCGCCACGGCGCGCTGCTGGTGCTGGACGAGGTGCAGACCGGCATCGGCCGCACCGGCAAGTTCTACGCCCACCAGGCCGCGGGCATCGTCCCCGACGTGATCACCCTGGCCAAGGGCCTCGGCGGCGGCCTGCCGATCGGCGCCGTGCTCGCCCAGGGCCGCGCCGCCGACCTGCTCACCCCCGGCATGCACGGCACCACCTTCGGTGGCAACCCGGTGTGCGCGGCGGCCGCGCTGGCGGTGCTGCGCACCATCGACCAGGAGGACCTGCTCGCCCACGTCGAATCGGTGGGCAAGCGGCTCAGCGACGGCATCGCTCTGCTCGAGCACCCGCTGATCGACCACGTGCGCGGCGCCGGGCTGCTGCTGGGAATCGTGTTGACCGACAACGTGTCCGGCGAGGTCGAGGCGCGCGCCCGGGAGGCGGGCTACCTGGTGAACGCGCCCAAGCCGAACATCGTCCGGCTGGCGCCGCCCCTGGTGCTCACCGAAACCCAGGCCGACAATTTCGTCGCCGACCTGCCCGCGATCCTCGACGGCGCGGCGGCGGACGCGAAGGGAGCACGGTGA
- a CDS encoding peptidase E translates to MPAERPTILATSMGFHRARDPWQPSPVFRLAFDLAGGPSRPRLCFVTTGTGDRQTSIDAFYAAFDGTGVMTSHLALFDKPNMPNVTEHLHEQDVIWVDRGSVVNLLAVWRAHGIDEILRDCWTRGVVMGGESAGSLCWFTGGTTDSFGSMRAFADGLSLLPFSNAVHYSDRREHFRSCVAAGELPEGYTTEAGAGLHFAGTECVGAFADRKSAAAYRVVRRSDGTVTEDQLEVRRLER, encoded by the coding sequence ATGCCCGCTGAGCGACCGACCATCCTGGCGACCTCGATGGGTTTCCATCGAGCGCGCGATCCGTGGCAGCCCTCTCCGGTGTTCCGTCTGGCATTCGACCTGGCCGGCGGACCGTCCCGGCCGCGCCTGTGCTTCGTCACAACCGGTACCGGGGATCGGCAAACCAGTATCGACGCGTTCTACGCCGCGTTCGACGGTACGGGAGTGATGACGAGTCACCTAGCCCTGTTCGACAAACCGAATATGCCGAACGTGACCGAGCACTTGCACGAGCAGGACGTCATCTGGGTGGATCGGGGGAGCGTCGTCAACCTGCTGGCGGTGTGGCGTGCTCACGGTATCGATGAGATTCTCCGCGACTGCTGGACCCGAGGTGTGGTCATGGGTGGCGAGTCGGCTGGTTCGCTGTGCTGGTTCACCGGGGGCACCACAGATTCGTTCGGATCGATGCGCGCCTTCGCGGACGGCCTGTCCCTGCTTCCATTCTCCAACGCTGTGCACTATTCCGACCGCCGCGAGCACTTTCGGAGTTGTGTCGCGGCGGGGGAGTTGCCCGAGGGGTATACCACCGAGGCGGGCGCCGGGTTGCACTTTGCCGGGACGGAGTGCGTGGGGGCGTTCGCGGATCGAAAGTCCGCGGCGGCCTATCGGGTCGTACGGCGTTCCGACGGCACCGTGACGGAGGACCAGCTCGAAGTCAGGCGTCTCGAGCGATAG
- the argB gene encoding acetylglutamate kinase — protein sequence MTAIHSLTALDKAHVLADALPWLQKFRDKIVVVKYGGNAMIDEELKRAFAADMAFLRTVGVHPVVVHGGGPQISAMLKKLGLHGEFRGGFRVTTPEVMDVVRMVLFGQVGRELVGLINAHGPYAVGISGEDAGLFTATRRTVVVDGEPTDIGLVGDVTEVNPDAVLDLIGAGRIPVVSTIAPDADGVVHNINADTAAAALAEGIGAEKLVVLTDVEGLYTNWPDRSSLTSSIDAGALAELLPRLDAGMVPKMEACLRAVRGGVPTAHVIDGRVPHAVLLELFTGEGIGTMVTPSAASDGVVPA from the coding sequence ATGACCGCCATCCATTCGCTCACCGCCCTGGACAAGGCCCACGTCCTGGCCGACGCGCTGCCGTGGTTGCAGAAGTTCCGCGACAAGATCGTCGTCGTCAAATACGGCGGCAACGCCATGATCGACGAGGAACTCAAGCGCGCCTTCGCCGCCGACATGGCCTTCCTGCGCACCGTCGGCGTGCACCCGGTGGTGGTGCACGGTGGCGGCCCGCAGATCAGCGCCATGCTGAAGAAGCTGGGCCTGCACGGGGAATTCCGCGGCGGCTTCCGCGTCACCACCCCCGAAGTGATGGACGTGGTCCGGATGGTGCTGTTCGGTCAGGTCGGCCGGGAACTCGTCGGCCTGATCAACGCGCACGGCCCCTACGCCGTCGGCATCTCCGGGGAGGACGCCGGGCTGTTCACCGCGACCCGCCGCACCGTGGTCGTCGACGGCGAGCCCACCGACATCGGCCTGGTCGGCGACGTCACCGAGGTCAACCCCGACGCCGTGCTCGACCTGATCGGCGCGGGCCGCATCCCGGTGGTCTCCACCATCGCCCCCGACGCCGACGGCGTGGTGCACAACATCAACGCCGACACCGCCGCCGCCGCACTCGCCGAGGGCATCGGCGCCGAGAAGCTGGTGGTGCTCACCGACGTCGAGGGCCTCTACACGAACTGGCCCGACCGTTCCTCGCTGACCAGCAGCATCGACGCGGGCGCGCTGGCCGAGTTGCTGCCGCGGCTGGACGCGGGCATGGTGCCGAAGATGGAGGCGTGCCTGCGCGCGGTGCGCGGCGGCGTGCCGACCGCGCATGTCATCGACGGACGGGTGCCGCACGCGGTCCTGCTGGAACTGTTCACCGGGGAGGGGATCGGCACGATGGTGACGCCCTCCGCCGCCTCGGACGGAGTCGTCCCGGCATGA